From a region of the Sander lucioperca isolate FBNREF2018 chromosome 8, SLUC_FBN_1.2, whole genome shotgun sequence genome:
- the lrrfip1a gene encoding zinc finger CCCH domain-containing protein 13 isoform X8 produces the protein MGTQGTGRKRSTKKERSTAEDDALNLIAREAEARLAAKRAARAEAREIRMKELERQQKEIFQVQKKYYGLNTKIDDRADSKWGDIEQWMEDSERYSRSSRIQTLSDDDERMSVGSRGSVRSDLDAVGAYGGGDSSSHKKSKKKKKHKHKDRNGCEDDYSVISSRSSRLSDESRVSRSSRLDLTGSRLSDDTRVSRASRLDLQPASYASSDLYGFNGLSSSRKPGSTFNGYQSALYEDCSGSQRVSSSHPLEYTSYRSSGSRVSSRAGSARASPVVEDRDYLEKGSRAASALTAATLTSLGGTSSRRGSGETAITVDAETSIREIKEIHELKDQIQDVETKYTQNLKEVKDVLVEVEEKYRKAMVSNAQLDNEKNNLMYQVDTLKDSLMELEELLSESRRGYEEKVKEYEREKHAHSVLQFQFSEMKETLKQSEELLNDIRQLRMKQEGFVREISDLQETVEWKDKKIGALERQKEYTDAIRIERDELREEVVQLRDILKKHGIVLGPDLNINGEVGETEVDGSPSADAAPQPAQDSHASPAEGNSMLGNTEETQLRSSREEEVDPERHQEMFEEAKENHLSTDTLCNVAGVSTLETSSEEQPTEEQQTCLEEDKKTATEEDNVEEHCLSKDSNVDINDQSITEAKDITICSPGLQGIVTSSEKNVPEKERPAGGDLGETETKSSSVDTKSDDIRESSNNLSEERGNKQEDVEESHLRNTEPCPQPRIVMTESLPGESAQAVENTEPQPKPDEAEDAENDEAGEISIKTQPQCAAASGKKKKRKRKSKKKGGTHEDKNQQKDVTDKENDKAEIDIESATREKGPTTEPKVDDSVTETLRGSRVDQVKNEQHRQETEEVDGVKAVKPTEIFSPTETLKESRRDHVTDEHDKEQTLETENVGEAEAVATTETFSPTETLKESRRDHATDEQNKEPGLEAETVEAVAPIETFSHVETLTETTAELRKDEQNKKQTLELEKVEEVGSTTSPVPETDLSTSDHIDNKGAESSDDLDKECTFCIDNSKSETNISTNDDVIHTELENMNSAEDEVGPIDEMKAECSTNNPENAFETRGNKNTDAESHVSSNGDIAADESESTSIAESKESMSVSLSSTDGFTDALISLSGSDLSAAVNSGSDGTPIKVSEGGPKETTEAAKDDEESGTENGQESFSPSVISSALNADRTEREELNEGLREAEGLIEPDRSRDEKSDSCESASLTENTEAFDTVNSPLQAELLDDVESQTLQCEGQIDESNVEVASESEEINTIDMLNTPASPKEATEIGSSLEQNHSTEESAVAEDPEHENSQNDQRSETQRLPEPSKDKSEDNNSSQPTLQGSDEDNGEDDEGQSFDFDDMDVEAAVATSLPKNPEQEENEEGVKVMSDESSNGISVQSKTESNDKSQEEPVERNDETCTVDGGNEVDKPDTVPRDNQNSLAHEDNTSEKGEHVENVCEKQKPMPGEEAGVADEPRHIIEEGKVLNIGELGGVAEDINQATSLPIEEGLDAIKQELQGENLESPKHVEQVASNKEPQQTGKDVKKNGKKGKGKGKEECKMS, from the exons gcCGAGGCAAGGCTGGCAGCGAAGAGGGCAGCCAGGGCAGAGGCCAGAGAGATCCGCATGAAGGAACTGGAGCGACAGCAGAAAGAG ATCTTTCAGGTGCAGAAG AAATATTATGGCTTGAACACCAAAATAGATGACCGAGCGGACAGCAAATGGGGAGATATTGAACAATGGATG GAGGACAGTGAGAGATACTCACGTTCTTCACGGATACAAACG CTCTCAGACGACGATGAGCGGATGTCAGTGGGAAGCCGGGGCAGCGTCCGG TCGGATCTTGATGCAGTTGGGGCTTATGGTGGAGGG GACTCCTCATCACATAAGAAgtcaaagaaaaagaagaaacataagcACAAAGAT AGGAACGGCTGTGAGGATGATTACAGTGTAATATCCAGCAGG AGCTCCAGACTCAGTGATGAAAGCAGAGTGTCTCGCTCCTCCAGGCTAGACCTAACG ggctccagactaagtGATGACACCCGGGTGTCCCGGGCCTCCAGATTAGACCTGCAGCCG GCATCTTATGCTTCCTCTGACTTGTACGGCTTCAATGGTCTGTCCTCTTCCAGAAAACCAGGTTCAACCTTCAATGGTTACCAG AGCGCCTTGTATGAAGACTGCAGCGGGTCACAGCGAGTCTCCAGCTCTCAT CCTTTAGAGTACACTAGTTATCGCAGCTCCGGCTCCAGAGTTTCCTCCAGGGCCGGATCGGCCCGCGCCAGCCCAGTG GTGGAGGACAGAGATTATCTGGAGAAG GGATCTCGAGCAGCTTCTGCTTTAACAGCAGCAACCCTCACCTCCTTAGGCGGGACGTCCTCGCGGAGAGGAAGTGGCGAGACGGCTATAACTGTAGATGCAGAGACGTCTATACGAGAAATCAAG GAGATTCATGAACTGAAGGATCAGATTCAAGATGTGGAAACCAAGTACACGCAGAACCTAAAAGAAGTCAAG GATGTATTAGTAGAAGTGGAGGAGAAGTACCGTAAGGCCATGGTGTCCAACGCCCAGTTGGACAACGAGAAGAACAACCTGATGTACCAGGTGGACACGCTCAAAGACTCGCTCATGGAGCTGGAGGAACTGCTGTCTGAGTCGCGCCGCGGATATGAGGAGAAAGTCAAG GAATACGAGCGAGAGAAGCATGCCCACTCTGTGCTTCAGTTCCAGTTCAGTGAAATGAAAGAGACGCTAAAACAAAGTGAAGAGCTGCTCAAC GACATCCGTCAGCTGCGTATGAAACAGGAAGGTTTTGTTAGAGAAATATCTGACCTGCAGGAGACGGTGGAGTGGAAGGATAAAAAGATTGGG GCCTTAGAGCGACAGAAAGAATACACAGATGCAATCCGAATTGAGCGAGATGAGCTCAGAGAAGAGGTGGTGCAGCTGAGAGACATTTTGAAG aAACATGGAATAGTATTGGGACCTGATCTAAACATCAATGGAGAGGTTGGTGAGACAGAAGTGGACGGGTCCCCCAGTGCAGACGCTGCTCCCCAACCGGCTCAGGATTCACACGCTTCCCCAGCGGAGGGGAACAGCATGCTCg GCAACACAGAGGAGACTCAGTTGAGAAgtagcagagaggaagaggtggaTCCAGAGCGGCATCAGGAAATGTTTGAGGAAGCCAAAGAGAATCACTTGAGCACTGATACTCTCTGTAATGTTGCTGGTGTTTCCACCCTGGAAACATCTAGCGAAGAACAGCCAACAGAAGAACAACAGACATGCTTAGAAGAAGACAAGAAGACTGCCACAGAAGAAGACAATGTTGAAGAACATTGCCTCAGCAAGGACTCAAATGTTGACATTAATGACCAATCAATCACAGAGGCCAAAGATATAACCATTTGCAGCCCGGGGCTTCAAGGGATTGTAACAAGTTCTGAGAAAAATGTTCCAGAGAAAGAAAGGCCTGCAGGGGGAGATTTAGGGGAGACAGAAACCAAAAGCAGTAGTGTTGACACCAAGAGTGATGACATTAGAGAGTCATCTAACAACCTTTCTGAAGAGCGAGGAAACAAACAGGAAGATGTTGAGGAAAGTCATTTGAGAAATACAGAACCATGTCCTCAGCCAAGAATTGTTATGACGGAAAGTTTACCGGGCGAGTCCGCCCAAGCTGTAGAAAACACCGAACCTCAACCAAAGCCTGATGAAGCAGAAGATGCAGAGAACGACGAGGCAGGGGAAATATCAATTAAAACTCAGCCTCAGTGCGCTGCTGCTTCagggaaaaagaagaaaaggaagaggaaaagCAAAAAGAAAGGAGGAACTCACGAGGATAAGAACCAACAAAAAGATGTAACCgataaagaaaatgacaaagcCGAAATAGACATTGAATCGGCTACAAGAGAGAAAGGGCCAACGACAGAACCTAAAGTTGATGATTCTGTTACTGAAACCCTTAGGGGATCAAGGGTGGATCAAGTTAAGAATGAGCAGCACAGGCAAGAAACTGAGGAGGTAGATGGCGTAAAAGCAGTGAAACCCACTGAAATCTTTTCTCCCACTGAAACTCTCAAAGAATCAAGAAGGGATCATGTTACAGATGAGCACGACAAGGAACAAACTTTGGAAACGGAGAACGTAGGAGAAGCTGAAGCCGTGGCGACTACTGAAACCTTTTCTCCCACTGAAACTCTCAAAGAATCAAGAAGGGATCATGCTACAGATGAGCAGAACAAGGAACCAGGTCTGGAAGCTGAAACGGTAGAGGCAGTGGCACCCATTGAAACCTTTTCTCACGTTGAAACTCTCACGGAAACCACAGCAGAACTCAGAAAGGATGagcaaaacaagaaacaaacttTAGAATTAGAGAAAGTAGAAGAAGTGGGGTCTACAACAAGTCCTGTCCCAGAGACCGACCTCAGTACTTCTGATCATATTGACAACAAAGGTGCAGAGAGCTCTGATGATCTTGACAAAGAATGCACTTTCTGTATAGATAACTCTAAAAGTGAAACGAACATCTCAACTAATGACGATGTCATCCATACTGAGTTAGAAAATATGAATAGTGCAGAGGATGAAGTTGGACCTATTGATGAGATGAAAGCTGAATGCTCAACTAATAACCCCGAAAACGCTTTTGAAACAAGGGGTAATAAAAACACTGACGCTGAATCGCATGTTTCAAGCAATGGTGACATTGCTGCTGATGAATCTGAATCCACCAGCATTGCTGAGAGTAAGGAGAGCATGTCTGTGTCCCTGTCTTCTACCGATGGCTTCACCGACGCTCTCATAAGCTTGTCTGGCTCAGACCTGTCTGCAGCCGTGAACTCAGGCAGCGATGGCACTCCCATCAAGGTTTCTGAGGGAGGTCCCAAGGAGACAACTGAGGCAGCCAAAGACGACGAGGAGTCAGGAACAGAGAATGGACAAGAATCCTTTTCTCCCAGTGTCATTTCTTCAGCGCTAAACGCAGACCGAACAGAAAGGGAGGAGCTAAATGAAGGCTTGAGGGAAGCTGAAGGTTTAATCGAGCCAGACCGCTCACgtgacgaaaaaagtgacagttgTGAGAGTGCATCTTTAACAGAAAACACTGAAGCTTTTGACACTGTAAATAGTCCGTTGCAGGCCGAACTATTGGATGATGTAGAAAGCCAGACATTACAGTGTGAGGGTCAGATTGATGAATCGAATGTTGAAGTGGCCTCTGAATCAGAAGAGATCAATACCATTGACATGTTAAATACACCAGCCTCTCCAAAAGAAGCTACTGAAATTGGGTCCTCTCTCGAGCAGAACCACAGTACTGAAGAATCAGCTGTTGCAGAAGATCCTGAACATGAAAACAGTCAAAATGATCAGCGGAGTGAGACACAGCGACTGCCTGAACCCAGCAAAGACAAGTCTGAAGATAATAATTCATCTCAACCCACCCTGCAGGGGAGCGATGAAGACAATGGTGAAGATGACGAAGGCCAGTCTTTTGATTTTGATGACATGGATGTCGAGGCGGCTGTAGCGACAAGTCTCCCTAAAAATCCGGAACAGGAAGAAAATGAGGAGGGAGTTAAGGTCATGTCGGATGAAAGCAGCAATGGAATTTCAGTCCAAAGTAAAACTGAGTCAAATGACAAATCACAAGAAGAGCCAGTTGAAAGAAATGACGAGACGTGTACGGTTGATGGCGGTAACGAGGTAGATAAACCAGATACTGTGCCTCGAGACAACCAAAACTCTTTGGCTCATGAGGACAACACGTCTGAAAAGGGGGAACATGTGGAAAATGTGTGCGAAAAGCAGAAACCCATGCCTGGGGAAGAAGCAGGTGTAGCAGATGAGCCCAGGCACATTATAGAGGAAGGAAAGGTTTTGAATATTGGAGAGTTGGGTGGTGTTGCAGAGGACATTAACCAGGCGACGTCTCTACCCATAGAGGAAGGGTTAGATGCCATTAAGCAGGAGTTGCAGGGTGAAAATTTGGAATCACCAAAGCATGTAGAACAAGTGGCCAGCAACAAAGAGCCACAGCAGACAGGGAAAGATGTGAAGAAAAACGGCAAGAAAGGTAAAGGCAAGGGCAAGGAGGAGTGCAAGATGTCTTAG
- the lrrfip1a gene encoding zinc finger CCCH domain-containing protein 13 isoform X5 codes for MGTQGTGRKRSTKKERSTAEDDALNLIAREAEARLAAKRAARAEAREIRMKELERQQKEIFQVQKKYYGLNTKIDDRADSKWGDIEQWMEDSERYSRSSRIQTLSDDDERMSVGSRGSVRSDLDAVGAYGGGDSSSHKKSKKKKKHKHKDRNGCEDDYSVISSRGSRLSDDTRVSRASRLDLQPASYASSDLYGFNGLSSSRKPGSTFNGYQSALYEDCSGSQRVSSSHPLEYTSYRSSGSRVSSRAGSARASPVDNCSSVASFLRSAANSSGLHRDLDDVTIPDFSDVEDRDYLEKGSRAASALTAATLTSLGGTSSRRGSGETAITVDAETSIREIKEIHELKDQIQDVETKYTQNLKEVKDVLVEVEEKYRKAMVSNAQLDNEKNNLMYQVDTLKDSLMELEELLSESRRGYEEKVKEYEREKHAHSVLQFQFSEMKETLKQSEELLNDIRQLRMKQEGFVREISDLQETVEWKDKKIGALERQKEYTDAIRIERDELREEVVQLRDILKKHGIVLGPDLNINGEVGETEVDGSPSADAAPQPAQDSHASPAEGNSMLGNTEETQLRSSREEEVDPERHQEMFEEAKENHLSTDTLCNVAGVSTLETSSEEQPTEEQQTCLEEDKKTATEEDNVEEHCLSKDSNVDINDQSITEAKDITICSPGLQGIVTSSEKNVPEKERPAGGDLGETETKSSSVDTKSDDIRESSNNLSEERGNKQEDVEESHLRNTEPCPQPRIVMTESLPGESAQAVENTEPQPKPDEAEDAENDEAGEISIKTQPQCAAASGKKKKRKRKSKKKGGTHEDKNQQKDVTDKENDKAEIDIESATREKGPTTEPKVDDSVTETLRGSRVDQVKNEQHRQETEEVDGVKAVKPTEIFSPTETLKESRRDHVTDEHDKEQTLETENVGEAEAVATTETFSPTETLKESRRDHATDEQNKEPGLEAETVEAVAPIETFSHVETLTETTAELRKDEQNKKQTLELEKVEEVGSTTSPVPETDLSTSDHIDNKGAESSDDLDKECTFCIDNSKSETNISTNDDVIHTELENMNSAEDEVGPIDEMKAECSTNNPENAFETRGNKNTDAESHVSSNGDIAADESESTSIAESKESMSVSLSSTDGFTDALISLSGSDLSAAVNSGSDGTPIKVSEGGPKETTEAAKDDEESGTENGQESFSPSVISSALNADRTEREELNEGLREAEGLIEPDRSRDEKSDSCESASLTENTEAFDTVNSPLQAELLDDVESQTLQCEGQIDESNVEVASESEEINTIDMLNTPASPKEATEIGSSLEQNHSTEESAVAEDPEHENSQNDQRSETQRLPEPSKDKSEDNNSSQPTLQGSDEDNGEDDEGQSFDFDDMDVEAAVATSLPKNPEQEENEEGVKVMSDESSNGISVQSKTESNDKSQEEPVERNDETCTVDGGNEVDKPDTVPRDNQNSLAHEDNTSEKGEHVENVCEKQKPMPGEEAGVADEPRHIIEEGKVLNIGELGGVAEDINQATSLPIEEGLDAIKQELQGENLESPKHVEQVASNKEPQQTGKDVKKNGKKGKGKGKEECKMS; via the exons gcCGAGGCAAGGCTGGCAGCGAAGAGGGCAGCCAGGGCAGAGGCCAGAGAGATCCGCATGAAGGAACTGGAGCGACAGCAGAAAGAG ATCTTTCAGGTGCAGAAG AAATATTATGGCTTGAACACCAAAATAGATGACCGAGCGGACAGCAAATGGGGAGATATTGAACAATGGATG GAGGACAGTGAGAGATACTCACGTTCTTCACGGATACAAACG CTCTCAGACGACGATGAGCGGATGTCAGTGGGAAGCCGGGGCAGCGTCCGG TCGGATCTTGATGCAGTTGGGGCTTATGGTGGAGGG GACTCCTCATCACATAAGAAgtcaaagaaaaagaagaaacataagcACAAAGAT AGGAACGGCTGTGAGGATGATTACAGTGTAATATCCAGCAGG ggctccagactaagtGATGACACCCGGGTGTCCCGGGCCTCCAGATTAGACCTGCAGCCG GCATCTTATGCTTCCTCTGACTTGTACGGCTTCAATGGTCTGTCCTCTTCCAGAAAACCAGGTTCAACCTTCAATGGTTACCAG AGCGCCTTGTATGAAGACTGCAGCGGGTCACAGCGAGTCTCCAGCTCTCAT CCTTTAGAGTACACTAGTTATCGCAGCTCCGGCTCCAGAGTTTCCTCCAGGGCCGGATCGGCCCGCGCCAGCCCAGTG GACAACTGCAGCTCTGTTGCCAGTTTTTTGAGGAGTGCGGCCAATAGCAGTGGCCTCCACCGAGACCTGGACGATGTTACTATTCCTGACTTTTCTGAT GTGGAGGACAGAGATTATCTGGAGAAG GGATCTCGAGCAGCTTCTGCTTTAACAGCAGCAACCCTCACCTCCTTAGGCGGGACGTCCTCGCGGAGAGGAAGTGGCGAGACGGCTATAACTGTAGATGCAGAGACGTCTATACGAGAAATCAAG GAGATTCATGAACTGAAGGATCAGATTCAAGATGTGGAAACCAAGTACACGCAGAACCTAAAAGAAGTCAAG GATGTATTAGTAGAAGTGGAGGAGAAGTACCGTAAGGCCATGGTGTCCAACGCCCAGTTGGACAACGAGAAGAACAACCTGATGTACCAGGTGGACACGCTCAAAGACTCGCTCATGGAGCTGGAGGAACTGCTGTCTGAGTCGCGCCGCGGATATGAGGAGAAAGTCAAG GAATACGAGCGAGAGAAGCATGCCCACTCTGTGCTTCAGTTCCAGTTCAGTGAAATGAAAGAGACGCTAAAACAAAGTGAAGAGCTGCTCAAC GACATCCGTCAGCTGCGTATGAAACAGGAAGGTTTTGTTAGAGAAATATCTGACCTGCAGGAGACGGTGGAGTGGAAGGATAAAAAGATTGGG GCCTTAGAGCGACAGAAAGAATACACAGATGCAATCCGAATTGAGCGAGATGAGCTCAGAGAAGAGGTGGTGCAGCTGAGAGACATTTTGAAG aAACATGGAATAGTATTGGGACCTGATCTAAACATCAATGGAGAGGTTGGTGAGACAGAAGTGGACGGGTCCCCCAGTGCAGACGCTGCTCCCCAACCGGCTCAGGATTCACACGCTTCCCCAGCGGAGGGGAACAGCATGCTCg GCAACACAGAGGAGACTCAGTTGAGAAgtagcagagaggaagaggtggaTCCAGAGCGGCATCAGGAAATGTTTGAGGAAGCCAAAGAGAATCACTTGAGCACTGATACTCTCTGTAATGTTGCTGGTGTTTCCACCCTGGAAACATCTAGCGAAGAACAGCCAACAGAAGAACAACAGACATGCTTAGAAGAAGACAAGAAGACTGCCACAGAAGAAGACAATGTTGAAGAACATTGCCTCAGCAAGGACTCAAATGTTGACATTAATGACCAATCAATCACAGAGGCCAAAGATATAACCATTTGCAGCCCGGGGCTTCAAGGGATTGTAACAAGTTCTGAGAAAAATGTTCCAGAGAAAGAAAGGCCTGCAGGGGGAGATTTAGGGGAGACAGAAACCAAAAGCAGTAGTGTTGACACCAAGAGTGATGACATTAGAGAGTCATCTAACAACCTTTCTGAAGAGCGAGGAAACAAACAGGAAGATGTTGAGGAAAGTCATTTGAGAAATACAGAACCATGTCCTCAGCCAAGAATTGTTATGACGGAAAGTTTACCGGGCGAGTCCGCCCAAGCTGTAGAAAACACCGAACCTCAACCAAAGCCTGATGAAGCAGAAGATGCAGAGAACGACGAGGCAGGGGAAATATCAATTAAAACTCAGCCTCAGTGCGCTGCTGCTTCagggaaaaagaagaaaaggaagaggaaaagCAAAAAGAAAGGAGGAACTCACGAGGATAAGAACCAACAAAAAGATGTAACCgataaagaaaatgacaaagcCGAAATAGACATTGAATCGGCTACAAGAGAGAAAGGGCCAACGACAGAACCTAAAGTTGATGATTCTGTTACTGAAACCCTTAGGGGATCAAGGGTGGATCAAGTTAAGAATGAGCAGCACAGGCAAGAAACTGAGGAGGTAGATGGCGTAAAAGCAGTGAAACCCACTGAAATCTTTTCTCCCACTGAAACTCTCAAAGAATCAAGAAGGGATCATGTTACAGATGAGCACGACAAGGAACAAACTTTGGAAACGGAGAACGTAGGAGAAGCTGAAGCCGTGGCGACTACTGAAACCTTTTCTCCCACTGAAACTCTCAAAGAATCAAGAAGGGATCATGCTACAGATGAGCAGAACAAGGAACCAGGTCTGGAAGCTGAAACGGTAGAGGCAGTGGCACCCATTGAAACCTTTTCTCACGTTGAAACTCTCACGGAAACCACAGCAGAACTCAGAAAGGATGagcaaaacaagaaacaaacttTAGAATTAGAGAAAGTAGAAGAAGTGGGGTCTACAACAAGTCCTGTCCCAGAGACCGACCTCAGTACTTCTGATCATATTGACAACAAAGGTGCAGAGAGCTCTGATGATCTTGACAAAGAATGCACTTTCTGTATAGATAACTCTAAAAGTGAAACGAACATCTCAACTAATGACGATGTCATCCATACTGAGTTAGAAAATATGAATAGTGCAGAGGATGAAGTTGGACCTATTGATGAGATGAAAGCTGAATGCTCAACTAATAACCCCGAAAACGCTTTTGAAACAAGGGGTAATAAAAACACTGACGCTGAATCGCATGTTTCAAGCAATGGTGACATTGCTGCTGATGAATCTGAATCCACCAGCATTGCTGAGAGTAAGGAGAGCATGTCTGTGTCCCTGTCTTCTACCGATGGCTTCACCGACGCTCTCATAAGCTTGTCTGGCTCAGACCTGTCTGCAGCCGTGAACTCAGGCAGCGATGGCACTCCCATCAAGGTTTCTGAGGGAGGTCCCAAGGAGACAACTGAGGCAGCCAAAGACGACGAGGAGTCAGGAACAGAGAATGGACAAGAATCCTTTTCTCCCAGTGTCATTTCTTCAGCGCTAAACGCAGACCGAACAGAAAGGGAGGAGCTAAATGAAGGCTTGAGGGAAGCTGAAGGTTTAATCGAGCCAGACCGCTCACgtgacgaaaaaagtgacagttgTGAGAGTGCATCTTTAACAGAAAACACTGAAGCTTTTGACACTGTAAATAGTCCGTTGCAGGCCGAACTATTGGATGATGTAGAAAGCCAGACATTACAGTGTGAGGGTCAGATTGATGAATCGAATGTTGAAGTGGCCTCTGAATCAGAAGAGATCAATACCATTGACATGTTAAATACACCAGCCTCTCCAAAAGAAGCTACTGAAATTGGGTCCTCTCTCGAGCAGAACCACAGTACTGAAGAATCAGCTGTTGCAGAAGATCCTGAACATGAAAACAGTCAAAATGATCAGCGGAGTGAGACACAGCGACTGCCTGAACCCAGCAAAGACAAGTCTGAAGATAATAATTCATCTCAACCCACCCTGCAGGGGAGCGATGAAGACAATGGTGAAGATGACGAAGGCCAGTCTTTTGATTTTGATGACATGGATGTCGAGGCGGCTGTAGCGACAAGTCTCCCTAAAAATCCGGAACAGGAAGAAAATGAGGAGGGAGTTAAGGTCATGTCGGATGAAAGCAGCAATGGAATTTCAGTCCAAAGTAAAACTGAGTCAAATGACAAATCACAAGAAGAGCCAGTTGAAAGAAATGACGAGACGTGTACGGTTGATGGCGGTAACGAGGTAGATAAACCAGATACTGTGCCTCGAGACAACCAAAACTCTTTGGCTCATGAGGACAACACGTCTGAAAAGGGGGAACATGTGGAAAATGTGTGCGAAAAGCAGAAACCCATGCCTGGGGAAGAAGCAGGTGTAGCAGATGAGCCCAGGCACATTATAGAGGAAGGAAAGGTTTTGAATATTGGAGAGTTGGGTGGTGTTGCAGAGGACATTAACCAGGCGACGTCTCTACCCATAGAGGAAGGGTTAGATGCCATTAAGCAGGAGTTGCAGGGTGAAAATTTGGAATCACCAAAGCATGTAGAACAAGTGGCCAGCAACAAAGAGCCACAGCAGACAGGGAAAGATGTGAAGAAAAACGGCAAGAAAGGTAAAGGCAAGGGCAAGGAGGAGTGCAAGATGTCTTAG